Proteins encoded in a region of the Scatophagus argus isolate fScaArg1 chromosome 1, fScaArg1.pri, whole genome shotgun sequence genome:
- the lrrc4cb gene encoding leucine-rich repeat-containing protein 4C: MLNTMISSLQRQTMRGRRLKGALSNPLFVLLLALQILVVAGLVRAQTCPSVCSCSNQFSKVICTRRSLRDVPDGISTNTRYLNLQDNLIQVIKVDSFKHLRHLEILQLSKNHIRSIEIGAFNGLASLNTLELFDNRLTTIPNGAFEYLSKLKELWLRNNPIESIPSYAFNRVPSLRRLDLGELKRLSYISDGAFKDLSNLRYLNLGMCNLKEIPNILPLVRLEELEMSGNQISVIKPSSFTGLVNLQKLWMMHAQIQTIERNSFDDLQSLVELNLAHNNLTFLPHDLFTPLHHLERVHLHHNPWNCNCDILWLSWWLKEAVPANTSCCARCHSPAVFKGRYIGELDHSYFQCDVPVIVEPPSDLNVTEGMGAELKCRTSSLTSISWLTPNGSLVTHGAYKVRLSVLNDGTLNFTSVTMQDTGTYTCMVSNTAGNISASAVLNVTSVENSGVTYFTTVTVETIETPGDDSQTPLPPFGWVSSSTTKSTPVSTRTTERTYTIPVLDLDGEGALNGLDEVMKTTKIIIGCFVAITLMAAVLLVIFYKMRKQHNQQDPDGPASSMEVITVEEELAGVAAMERHLSLPPLEHYNHYNTYKSTYHHPPMLSTIHSSATQEPLLIQACSKDNVQETQI; this comes from the coding sequence ATGCTGAACACAATGATCTCCTCCCTCCAGCGCCAGACAATGAGAGGTCGTAGGCTGAAGGGGGCGCTGTCCAACCCCCTCTTTGTGCTGCTTTTGGCCCTTCAGATCCTGGTGGTGGCTGGGCTGGTTCGTGCTCAGAcctgtccttctgtctgctcATGCAGTAACCAGTTCAGCAAAGTCATATGCACACGCCGCAGTCTACGGGATGTCCCAGATGGCATTTCCACCAACACTCGCTACCTGAACCTCCAGGACAACCTCATACAGGTCATCAAGGTGGACAGTTTCAAACATCTGCGCCATCTGGAGATCCTGCAGCTGAGCAAGAACCACATTCGCAGCATTGAAATTGGCGCCTTCAATGGGTTGGCCAGTCTCAACACCTTGGAGCTCTTTGATAATCGGCTCACGACAATCCCCAATGGAGCATTTGAATACTTGTCAAAGCTGAAGGAATTGTGGCTAAGGAACAACCCCATAGAAAGTATACCATCTTATGCCTTTAACCGGGTCCCTTCGCTTCGAAGGTTGGATCTAGGTGAGCTCAAACGTCTCTCCTACATTTCCGATGGAGCCTTCAAGGACTTGAGCAACCTGCGCTACCTGAACCTGGGAATGTGCAATCTCAAGGAGATCCCCAACATCTTACCTTTGGTCAGGCTTGAAGAGCTAGAAATGTCAGGAAACCAGATCTCTGTTATCAAGCCCAGCTCATTTACCGGATTAGTGAATCTCCAGAAGCTGTGGATGATGCATGCCCAGATCCAAACTATTGAGAGGAATTCCTTTGATGACCTTCAGTCATTAGTGGAGCTCAACCTGGCTCACAACAACCTTACCTTTCTACCACATGACCTCTTCACACCATTACATCATCTGGAACGGGTCCACCTCCATCACAACCCTTGGAACTGCAACTGTGATATCTTGTGGCTCAGCTGGTGGCTTAAGGAGGCAGTACCTGCCAATACCAGCTGCTGTGCCCGTTGCCATTCTCCTGCAGTCTTTAAAGGTCGCTACATTGGGGAATTGGACCACAGCTACTTTCAGTGTGATGTTCCTGTCATCGTGGAGCCACCCAGCGACTTGAATGTGACAGAAGGCATGGGTGCTGAGCTTAAATGTCGCACAAGCTCGCTGACATCCATCAGCTGGCTTACACCAAATGGCTCATTGGTGACACATGGGGCTTATAAGGTGCGTTTGTCTGTACTCAATGATGGGACACTGAACTTTACTAGTGTCACAATGCAGGACACTGGGACTTACACGTGTATGGTTAGCAACACGGCAGGCAACATATCTGCCTCTGCTGTGCTTAATGTCACTTCTGTGGAAAACAGCGGGGTGACCTATTTTACCACTGTCACCGTGGAGACCATTGAAACCCCAGGCGATGATAGCCAAACGCCACTTCCACCATTCGGCTGGGTATCCTCCTCAACGACTAAAAGCACTCCTGTTTCAACAAGGACCACAGAGCGGACTTACACCATTCCAGTTCTTGATCTGGACGGAGAGGGTGCCCTCAATGGCCTAGATGAGGTGATGAAAACCACCAAGATCATCATTGGCTGCTTCGTGGCCATCACACTAATGGCTGCTGttctgctggttattttctACAAGATGAGGAAGCAGCATAACCAGCAGGATCCTGATGGCCCAGCTTCCTCCATGGAGGTCATCACTGTTGAAGAAGAGCTTGCAGGTGTCGCTGCCATGGAGAGACACCTTTCGCTTCCCCCTCTGGAGCATTACAACCACTACAACACCTACAAGAGCACTTACCACCACCCTCCTATGCTCAGTACCATACACAGCTCAGCCACACAGGAACCTTTACTGATTCAAGCCTGCTCAAAAGACAATGTACAAGAGACCCAAATCTGA